The Rhodamnia argentea isolate NSW1041297 chromosome 7, ASM2092103v1, whole genome shotgun sequence genome contains the following window.
GTTGCCCTTAATCCGATGTTTATGCGAGGCGTGGTTTTCATCTTTAGATTTAGATCAGTCCAGCCATGAAGTTGCTGATACAACTCTTACTCCGAAATCCAAATTACAGCTATAAGCATTGGTTTGATTCCCTTGGCTCGTGGTCTTTGGCATGCATCAGTGACTTCGGCTTTTACTGTCGTTGAGTCGTTGGAAGAAGGACTTCGAGGTCTCGTAGGTCGACCAACAAATCGCAGCGGCCGGGGCGTGGAATAGCATCCTCGGAATCCATCCTCTCATGAGCCCACGATACCCATCCTTCTTCACCACGGCTCGAATGACGTCGCCCATCGAACTGCTGGAGAATCTGTCGCAACCGCAGACTCCCTGCATATTTATGGCGAAGAACAATAGTTGTCATTCCAAAGATATGTCCAGCAACGTTGTATTGTCCTAAAACTACCTATATCGCTGAAGCTGTAATAGGAGCTGCATAAAAACAAATCAGAGTACGGAGAACAGTGGTCGTATATGGTATGAACCCAGGATGCACAGACAACTGAGGAAATTCGGCGAATAAACTGTCAAACGGATGTGGACAAGTAACAACCGGAAAGTGATTATGTACTACAATAGAGAAAACTCAACTGATGAGTCACTATTTAATCCCCCTGTCTGAAAATTTCCAGAAGCATACGAATGGTTTAGGGCCGAAATCGATAGATAAGATAGTCTCCTATACCACTAAACATGCCTGGGTGGAGTCATTTGTCATTACCTGGCATTGCAGCTGTGTCTTGACCACGTCGAGCGGAGTCGTGACTGCAGCCGCCAACGCCCCCGCTGCTGCCCCGGCTGTTGCGTGCACCACCAGGCTCTCGTCGCTTGCTGCTTCCGGCAAGAATGCCTCCATCAGGCCCCGCTTGGCAGCCTCGTATGTTGCGAAGTGCACCGCCGTGAAGGGCGCGTTCATCACGACAGTGGTCCGGTACGACGCATAGAACGCCCCAATCCCTTCCTCCACTAGGACCCGCCTCACGCAGTCGCCCAACCCCCGGTATGGGCTCCT
Protein-coding sequences here:
- the LOC115745832 gene encoding mitoferrin-like — its product is MAATDVSTQYGPVPKSPVISPELTVSADYHDGLLFWQYMVAGSIAGSVEHMAMFPVDTLKTRMQALAGSCRTQPGIYRAFTSILKLEGPAGLYRGIGAMGLGAGPAHAVYFSVYEFFKESFSSGDPNNPVAHAASGVCATVASDAVITPMDMVKQRLQLERSPYRGLGDCVRRVLVEEGIGAFYASYRTTVVMNAPFTAVHFATYEAAKRGLMEAFLPEAASDESLVVHATAGAAAGALAAAVTTPLDVVKTQLQCQGVCGCDRFSSSSMGDVIRAVVKKDGYRGLMRGWIPRMLFHAPAAAICWSTYETSKSFFQRLNDSKSRSH